One region of Bacillus zhangzhouensis genomic DNA includes:
- a CDS encoding pyridoxamine 5'-phosphate oxidase family protein — protein MTQEELKQKVLNLLDEQKVGTLATVEQNQPHTRYMTFFHEGLTLYTPTSKETHKAEEIEKNPNVHILIGYSGEGFGDTYAEIAGTATLTDDRELIDRLWSDEMEKWFKGKDDPDLVILKIDPTSIRYMNEGSRTPAELSL, from the coding sequence ATGACTCAAGAAGAATTAAAACAAAAGGTATTAAACCTATTAGATGAACAAAAAGTCGGAACACTAGCGACCGTTGAACAAAATCAGCCGCATACCCGCTACATGACTTTTTTTCATGAAGGACTGACATTATATACACCAACGAGTAAAGAAACACATAAAGCAGAAGAAATTGAAAAAAATCCGAATGTTCATATTCTCATTGGATATTCAGGCGAAGGATTCGGTGATACTTATGCAGAAATTGCAGGTACGGCTACATTAACCGATGATCGGGAACTGATCGACCGCCTTTGGTCTGATGAGATGGAGAAATGGTTTAAAGGAAAAGATGACCCGGATCTAGTGATTCTGAAGATTGACCCAACCTCCATTCGTTATATGAATGAAGGAAGCCGTACACCAGCAGAATTATCACTTTAA
- a CDS encoding DUF3817 domain-containing protein yields the protein MHSSVSRLRQAGFIEGMSLLTLLLIAMPLKYFADIPMAVTIAGSLHGALFVIYMLVLAYVTFKVRWHLKWSIVGFFAAFIPFGNFAYDKVLRQYDTKA from the coding sequence ATGCATTCAAGTGTTAGCCGTCTTCGACAGGCGGGTTTTATTGAGGGTATGTCTCTTTTAACCCTTCTTTTAATTGCCATGCCTCTAAAATATTTTGCGGATATTCCGATGGCAGTTACCATTGCAGGCTCTCTTCATGGCGCATTGTTTGTCATCTATATGCTCGTTTTGGCATATGTGACTTTTAAAGTTCGCTGGCATTTGAAATGGTCCATTGTCGGTTTTTTTGCGGCATTCATTCCTTTCGGCAACTTCGCCTACGATAAGGTGCTCCGCCAATATGATACAAAAGCTTAA
- a CDS encoding GntR family transcriptional regulator — translation MIFDGQFQPGERINETQLAKQFGVSRSPVREAMRLLEKDELLIADHRSGYSVYSLTEKDVEELYQIRAALETLAVELACKETSQREMEQVLTQADEAVKERSSNYMKPFTKNRECTHSLLPHLPFQRRGAPAMTEHLLHDVMHLKQVLSKTNKE, via the coding sequence ATGATTTTTGATGGCCAGTTTCAGCCAGGCGAGCGCATCAATGAAACACAGCTTGCCAAGCAATTTGGCGTAAGCCGATCACCGGTAAGAGAGGCGATGAGGCTGTTAGAAAAAGACGAGCTTTTAATCGCGGATCATCGCTCAGGCTATTCCGTCTATTCGTTAACAGAAAAAGATGTCGAGGAGCTTTATCAAATTCGGGCGGCCTTAGAAACACTTGCTGTTGAGCTTGCCTGTAAGGAAACCTCGCAAAGAGAAATGGAGCAGGTTCTCACGCAGGCGGACGAAGCGGTCAAGGAGAGATCGTCCAATTACATGAAGCCTTTCACCAAAAACCGTGAATGCACTCATTCACTATTGCCGCATCTTCCATTTCAGCGTCGGGGCGCTCCAGCAATGACAGAGCATTTATTACATGATGTCATGCACTTAAAGCAAGTACTCTCTAAAACAAACAAAGAGTAA
- a CDS encoding AraC family transcriptional regulator encodes MNTQEERTVHFDQDLQIEAYRFHGIMQKFPNHFHTYYVIGFIEDGQRRLICQNQEYIIEKGDILLFNPYDNHACEQIDHRTLDYRCLNIEAEVLEKIFQYKPHFKAPVFSQSELTKPLYDLHQMITEEAPALNKQETFYFFMKQLIEAYADNPGEKVSAAHANEQKVQDVQQYIETHLTENISLDELGELVSMNKYSLLRAFTKFRGITPYRYLQTVRVNYAKELLAQGVKPVDAAASAGFSDQSHLSHFFSEFIGLTPGQYQQIFVKQVTADEK; translated from the coding sequence ATGAATACACAAGAGGAACGAACTGTACATTTTGATCAAGACTTGCAAATAGAGGCGTATCGCTTTCATGGCATCATGCAAAAGTTCCCGAATCATTTTCATACATATTATGTGATTGGATTTATTGAAGACGGTCAAAGACGTTTGATCTGCCAAAATCAAGAATACATCATTGAAAAAGGTGATATCCTTCTTTTCAACCCGTATGATAATCACGCATGTGAACAAATTGATCACAGGACACTCGATTATCGCTGCTTAAATATTGAAGCAGAGGTGCTGGAAAAAATCTTTCAATACAAGCCGCATTTTAAAGCCCCTGTGTTTTCACAAAGTGAACTAACAAAGCCGTTATATGATTTACATCAAATGATCACAGAAGAAGCTCCTGCTTTGAATAAACAGGAAACCTTCTATTTCTTTATGAAACAATTGATTGAAGCCTATGCTGATAACCCAGGGGAAAAAGTATCAGCCGCACATGCCAACGAACAAAAAGTCCAAGACGTACAGCAATATATCGAAACACACCTCACGGAAAATATCTCGTTAGATGAATTAGGTGAGCTTGTGTCCATGAACAAATATTCATTGCTGCGTGCTTTTACAAAGTTCAGAGGCATTACGCCGTACCGTTATTTACAGACAGTCAGGGTGAACTATGCCAAGGAACTTCTCGCCCAAGGAGTGAAGCCTGTAGATGCGGCTGCCTCCGCGGGATTTTCTGATCAAAGTCATTTGAGTCATTTCTTTTCAGAATTTATTGGGCTCACGCCAGGACAGTATCAGCAAATTTTTGTAAAGCAGGTAACAGCTGATGAAAAATAA
- a CDS encoding DMT family transporter, translated as MKNKPLLGHLAAMFTIFLWGSTFISTKILLTAFSPTEILFFRFFIGYLALMIIYPVTMKVRSKKHEGMFALAGLCGVVLYYFLENVALTYTFASNAGVISSVVPFFSFLLTYFLLKDEPLDSRFFIGFFIAMTGIVLISMNGMTTFQLNPLGDALALTATIVWAFYSILSKMINQYGYHIIQVTRRVFFYGLLWMIPLIWHFKIRLDWERLTNPSFAFHLLFLGLFASAICFLTWSFSVKTLGVVKSSVYIYGVPIITMVISMIVLHERLTFMSAFGTALTLGGLLLSDKKSAGRKKRKHRVLTQDKKAL; from the coding sequence ATGAAAAATAAACCGCTGCTTGGTCATCTAGCGGCCATGTTCACCATTTTTTTATGGGGATCTACCTTTATCTCTACCAAAATATTATTAACGGCTTTTTCTCCAACAGAGATTTTATTTTTCCGTTTTTTTATAGGGTACTTGGCTTTGATGATCATCTACCCAGTCACCATGAAGGTGCGAAGTAAAAAGCATGAAGGGATGTTTGCGCTGGCAGGTTTATGCGGTGTGGTCTTATATTACTTTTTAGAAAATGTCGCACTTACTTATACATTCGCTTCGAATGCAGGTGTCATCAGTTCCGTTGTCCCATTCTTCTCTTTTTTATTGACTTATTTTTTATTAAAAGATGAGCCGTTGGACAGCCGGTTTTTCATAGGCTTTTTCATCGCGATGACGGGAATTGTGTTGATTAGCATGAATGGAATGACCACGTTTCAATTGAATCCACTCGGTGATGCGTTAGCATTAACGGCCACCATCGTCTGGGCATTCTATTCCATTTTATCGAAGATGATCAACCAATATGGCTATCATATCATTCAGGTAACAAGGCGTGTCTTCTTTTACGGACTGCTATGGATGATTCCACTGATCTGGCATTTTAAAATTCGTTTAGACTGGGAACGATTAACGAATCCATCGTTTGCCTTCCACTTACTGTTTTTAGGCCTTTTCGCATCTGCCATTTGTTTTCTGACATGGAGCTTTTCCGTGAAAACGCTCGGTGTGGTGAAATCGAGTGTGTATATTTATGGAGTGCCCATTATTACGATGGTCATTTCAATGATCGTTCTTCACGAGAGATTGACCTTCATGTCTGCGTTTGGAACGGCACTGACCTTAGGAGGTTTGCTGCTTTCAGATAAAAAAAGTGCGGGAAGAAAGAAACGGAAGCACCGTGTGCTGACGCAGGATAAAAAGGCGCTTTGA
- a CDS encoding DNA topoisomerase III has protein sequence MSKTVVLAEKPSVGRDLARVLKCHKKGNGFIEGDQYIVTWALGHLVTLADPEGYGKEYQSWRLEDLPIIPEPLKLVVMKKTGKQFQAVKAQLARKDVKDIVIATDAGREGELVARWILEKAYVKKPLKRLWISSVTDKAIQEGFKRLKDGREYDNLYRSAVARAEADWIVGINATRALTTKFNAQLSCGRVQTPTIAMIAKREEDIQQFQPKPFYGMTAQVDGLILTWQDAKTKQNRTFQENAIKERLAGCKGKPAVIDALRKIAKKTFAPGLYDLTELQRDAHKRYGFSAKETLSTLQRLYEQHKLVTYPRTDSRFISADIVPTLKDRLKGMNVRPYAQHVNRILQSGVKAHKGFVNDAKVSDHHAIIPTEEELYPGALSDKERKLYDLIAKRFLAVLMNPFEYEETTVIAKIGSETFTAKGKTVQSAGWKAVYDESYEDEESSEADQHLPLLSEGQSLEVRQLKETKGETKPPARFNEATLLSAMENPSAFMQNQEKDLVKTLGETGGLGTVATRADMIEKLFNSFLIEKKGKDIFITSKGKQLLSLVPEDLRSPALTAEWEQKLSKIAKGQLKASQFMSEMKSYAKQVVTEIKQTNQTFKHDNVTGTHCPECGKLMLKVNGKHGTMLVCQDRECGHRKNVAKKTNARCPNCHKKLELRGEGDGKIFACVCGHREKLSVFEKRKSQSNQKRASKHDVSNYMKKQKKVEEPINNALAEQLKKLKLDQK, from the coding sequence GTGTCAAAAACAGTTGTTTTAGCAGAGAAACCTTCAGTAGGACGTGACTTAGCACGTGTGCTGAAGTGTCATAAAAAAGGAAATGGTTTTATAGAAGGAGATCAATACATTGTGACGTGGGCGCTTGGCCACTTGGTCACACTGGCTGATCCAGAAGGCTACGGAAAAGAATATCAATCCTGGCGTTTAGAGGATTTGCCGATCATTCCAGAGCCGCTCAAGCTTGTCGTCATGAAAAAGACAGGAAAGCAATTTCAAGCAGTCAAAGCCCAACTTGCAAGAAAAGATGTAAAAGACATTGTCATCGCAACAGATGCTGGACGTGAAGGGGAGCTAGTCGCAAGATGGATTCTTGAAAAAGCGTATGTGAAAAAGCCGCTAAAACGACTATGGATCTCATCTGTTACGGACAAAGCCATCCAAGAAGGCTTCAAACGATTAAAAGACGGCAGAGAATATGATAATTTGTATCGCTCGGCGGTTGCACGTGCAGAGGCAGACTGGATTGTAGGGATCAACGCAACAAGAGCGCTGACGACCAAATTCAATGCGCAGCTTTCCTGCGGACGGGTACAAACACCAACGATTGCCATGATCGCCAAACGAGAAGAAGACATTCAGCAATTCCAGCCGAAGCCGTTCTATGGAATGACTGCACAAGTAGATGGACTTATCTTGACCTGGCAGGATGCCAAAACAAAGCAAAACCGCACATTTCAAGAGAACGCCATAAAAGAGCGCTTGGCAGGCTGTAAAGGAAAACCCGCAGTGATCGATGCATTGAGAAAAATAGCGAAAAAAACTTTTGCTCCAGGACTGTACGACCTGACTGAATTGCAGCGTGATGCGCATAAACGCTACGGCTTCTCGGCGAAAGAAACCTTGTCTACGCTCCAGCGATTGTATGAGCAGCATAAGCTTGTGACATATCCGCGTACAGATTCACGATTTATTTCAGCGGATATTGTGCCTACATTAAAAGATCGTTTAAAAGGAATGAACGTCAGACCGTACGCTCAGCACGTGAACCGCATTTTACAATCAGGCGTGAAAGCGCACAAAGGTTTCGTCAACGATGCAAAAGTGTCAGATCATCATGCGATCATTCCAACCGAGGAAGAGCTGTATCCTGGTGCACTGAGTGATAAAGAGCGTAAATTATATGATCTTATTGCCAAACGATTCCTTGCTGTACTCATGAATCCTTTTGAATACGAGGAAACAACGGTGATCGCCAAGATAGGCAGTGAAACGTTCACGGCAAAAGGAAAAACCGTGCAATCAGCCGGCTGGAAAGCCGTGTATGATGAATCCTATGAAGACGAGGAATCATCCGAAGCAGATCAGCATCTGCCCTTGCTCTCAGAAGGGCAGTCACTTGAAGTGCGCCAGCTGAAAGAAACAAAAGGAGAAACGAAACCTCCTGCCCGTTTTAATGAAGCAACCCTGCTATCTGCTATGGAGAACCCATCGGCATTTATGCAGAATCAGGAAAAGGACTTAGTGAAAACCCTTGGTGAAACAGGCGGTCTAGGAACGGTGGCCACAAGAGCCGATATGATTGAAAAGCTGTTCAACAGCTTTTTAATTGAGAAAAAGGGCAAAGACATTTTCATCACATCGAAAGGGAAACAGCTGCTCTCCTTAGTGCCTGAAGACTTAAGATCTCCTGCGTTAACGGCGGAATGGGAACAAAAGCTTTCTAAAATTGCAAAAGGACAGCTAAAGGCTTCTCAATTCATGAGTGAAATGAAGTCCTATGCAAAACAAGTCGTAACTGAAATCAAACAGACGAACCAAACCTTTAAGCATGACAATGTTACGGGCACCCATTGTCCGGAATGCGGAAAACTTATGCTGAAAGTGAACGGAAAACATGGCACTATGCTCGTGTGCCAAGACAGAGAATGCGGCCACCGTAAAAATGTGGCGAAGAAAACAAACGCACGCTGTCCGAACTGTCATAAAAAGCTCGAACTGCGTGGAGAAGGCGATGGCAAAATCTTTGCTTGTGTGTGCGGCCATAGAGAAAAACTGTCTGTTTTCGAAAAACGCAAATCACAATCCAATCAAAAGAGAGCCAGTAAGCACGATGTGTCTAACTATATGAAGAAACAAAAGAAAGTGGAAGAACCAATCAATAACGCACTGGCTGAACAATTAAAGAAATTAAAATTAGATCAAAAGTAG
- a CDS encoding APC family permease — protein MYSLMKRILIGKPLKSQAAGEQKLSKIKALALLSSDALSSVAYGTEQILIVLSVVSAAAFWYSLPIAGCVLILLMALILSYRQIIYAYPEGGGAYVVSSRNLGEKPGLVAGGSLLVDYILTVAVSISAGTDAITSAFPALYPYHVLISIVLVILIMVLNLRGLTESASILAYPVYLFVLSLLILIGVGGFKLLTGGIPPAPEHTAIGTHVPGITLFLLLKAFSSGCSALTGVEAISNTIPSFKKPAAQNAARTLLMMGGLLAVLFVGVTLLAFGFGISPKPEETVVSQIASDTFGRTFFYYVIQAVTALILILAANTGFSAFPLLAVNLAKDKYMPRMFTVRGDRLGYSNGIIFLGVASMLLIWLFDGKTEHLIPLYAVGVFIPFTLSQTGMCVKWIREKPQGWKTKMPINIVGALISFTVLMILILTKFHLVWPVFVFMPIVLLIFHSIKKHYLSVGEQLRLMNETEPVEIKGNVVIVPIAGVTRVVEQSVQYAKSLSEQVIAVHVSFDKEKDKKMEADWEKLNSGVRLVLLHSSYRSLIHPLDKFLETVEAKANAHQYKVMVLVPQFIPKKRWHTILHNQSAFLLRFRLLWKRDIVVATLPYHLKK, from the coding sequence ATGTACAGTTTGATGAAGCGTATTTTAATTGGGAAACCATTAAAATCACAGGCAGCAGGAGAACAAAAACTATCAAAAATCAAAGCGTTGGCATTATTGTCATCAGACGCATTGTCATCCGTTGCATACGGTACAGAACAAATCTTGATTGTTCTTTCAGTCGTTAGTGCAGCAGCATTTTGGTATTCACTCCCGATTGCAGGTTGTGTATTAATTCTTTTAATGGCATTAATTCTATCTTACCGCCAAATTATTTATGCTTATCCAGAAGGCGGAGGGGCTTATGTCGTCTCTAGCAGAAACTTAGGTGAAAAGCCAGGACTGGTCGCTGGCGGATCATTGCTTGTAGATTATATTTTGACTGTAGCAGTGAGCATATCAGCGGGTACTGATGCCATCACATCGGCTTTCCCGGCACTATATCCATATCATGTGCTGATTTCAATTGTATTGGTCATCTTGATTATGGTGCTCAACCTTCGTGGATTGACAGAATCAGCATCTATTTTGGCTTATCCCGTATACTTGTTTGTATTATCACTCCTTATATTAATTGGAGTCGGCGGTTTTAAATTATTAACAGGAGGCATCCCTCCAGCACCTGAACATACAGCGATTGGCACACATGTACCTGGCATTACATTATTTCTTTTATTAAAAGCATTTTCGTCTGGCTGTTCTGCACTGACTGGGGTAGAAGCCATTTCAAATACCATTCCATCCTTTAAAAAACCAGCTGCACAAAATGCAGCGAGAACATTATTGATGATGGGTGGATTACTAGCCGTTTTATTTGTGGGTGTGACATTGCTTGCGTTTGGCTTTGGCATCTCACCAAAGCCAGAAGAAACGGTTGTATCACAAATTGCATCAGATACATTTGGACGTACATTTTTCTATTATGTCATTCAAGCTGTCACGGCTTTAATTTTGATATTAGCGGCAAACACCGGCTTTTCCGCCTTTCCTTTACTGGCGGTCAACTTAGCAAAGGATAAATATATGCCGCGCATGTTTACTGTAAGAGGGGATCGACTCGGTTACTCTAATGGCATTATCTTTTTAGGTGTAGCTTCCATGCTGCTCATTTGGTTGTTTGATGGGAAAACAGAACACCTTATCCCGCTATATGCTGTCGGTGTATTTATTCCATTTACCTTGTCCCAGACCGGCATGTGTGTGAAATGGATTCGTGAAAAACCGCAGGGCTGGAAAACGAAGATGCCTATCAATATAGTCGGAGCATTGATTTCTTTCACGGTTCTTATGATTCTCATTTTGACCAAGTTCCATCTTGTATGGCCAGTATTTGTTTTCATGCCAATTGTGCTATTGATCTTTCATTCCATTAAAAAGCATTATCTGTCTGTTGGAGAACAACTGCGTTTAATGAATGAAACAGAGCCTGTTGAGATTAAAGGAAACGTGGTCATCGTGCCAATTGCCGGTGTAACACGTGTCGTCGAGCAATCTGTTCAATATGCAAAATCCTTATCAGAGCAAGTCATAGCAGTTCATGTATCCTTTGATAAAGAAAAAGATAAGAAAATGGAAGCCGATTGGGAAAAACTGAACAGCGGTGTGCGGCTTGTGTTGTTGCATTCGTCTTATCGAAGTCTTATTCATCCGCTTGATAAATTTCTTGAAACGGTTGAGGCAAAAGCAAATGCCCATCAATATAAAGTGATGGTGCTCGTGCCACAATTTATCCCGAAAAAAAGATGGCACACCATCTTGCATAACCAATCTGCTTTTTTATTAAGATTCCGTCTATTATGGAAGCGGGATATTGTGGTCGCCACCCTTCCATATCATTTAAAAAAGTAG
- a CDS encoding pyruvate oxidase, protein MPQRTAGKEVTALLEEWGVKHIYGMPGDSINELIEELRHESSQIQFIQTRHEEVAALSAAADAKLTGKLGVCLSIAGPGAVHLLNGLYDAKADGAPILAIPGQVASNEVGRDTFQEIKLERMFDDVAVFNQQVQTAEALPDLLNQAIKAAYTHKGVAVLIVSDDLFSQKMKHKPAYTSPLYVDGEVRPKKDQLLKAAQLINNAKKPVILAGKGLRNAKEELLSFVEKAAAPIVITLPAKGVVPDRHPYFLGNLGQIGTKPAYEAMEECDLFIMLGTSFPYRDYLPEDTPAIQLDIKPDQIGKRYPVDVGIVSDSKSGLHELTAYIEYKEQLGFLEACTEHMMKWREEMDKEKSVATSPLKPQQVIARLEEAVEEDAILSVDVGNVTVWMARHFEMKQQDFIISSWLATMGCGLPGAISAKLNKPNRQAIAVCGDGGFTMVMQDFVTAVKYKLTIVVVILNNNNLGMIEYEQQVKGNINYGIELEDIDFAKFAEACGGKGISVSSHEELAPAFGTALQSDKPVIIDVAVTNEPPLPGKITYTQAAGFSKYLLKKFFEKGELDIPPLKKSLKRFF, encoded by the coding sequence ATGCCGCAAAGAACCGCAGGAAAAGAAGTAACAGCGCTACTGGAAGAGTGGGGCGTAAAACATATTTATGGAATGCCCGGCGACAGCATAAACGAATTGATTGAAGAGCTTAGGCATGAATCAAGCCAAATACAATTTATACAAACGAGACATGAAGAAGTGGCGGCACTTTCAGCGGCGGCTGATGCCAAACTAACAGGGAAGCTCGGTGTCTGCTTATCCATCGCTGGACCGGGTGCTGTCCACTTATTAAATGGACTATACGATGCAAAAGCAGATGGCGCACCCATTTTAGCAATTCCAGGGCAGGTTGCATCGAATGAAGTAGGAAGAGACACATTTCAAGAAATCAAATTAGAGCGGATGTTTGACGACGTTGCAGTCTTTAATCAGCAGGTTCAAACAGCAGAAGCTCTGCCTGATTTATTAAATCAAGCCATTAAAGCAGCTTATACCCATAAAGGTGTGGCGGTTCTCATTGTATCGGACGACTTATTTTCTCAAAAAATGAAGCATAAGCCAGCTTATACATCTCCTCTTTATGTTGATGGTGAAGTACGGCCAAAGAAAGATCAACTGCTAAAGGCAGCACAGCTAATTAACAATGCGAAGAAGCCAGTCATCTTAGCAGGTAAAGGATTACGAAATGCTAAAGAAGAGCTTCTTTCGTTTGTAGAAAAGGCTGCTGCACCTATCGTCATCACACTTCCTGCAAAAGGAGTTGTGCCAGACAGGCATCCATACTTTTTAGGAAACCTAGGTCAAATTGGAACGAAGCCAGCTTATGAAGCGATGGAAGAGTGTGATCTCTTCATTATGCTGGGAACCTCCTTTCCATATAGAGACTACTTACCAGAGGACACACCTGCCATTCAACTGGATATTAAACCAGATCAAATCGGTAAAAGATATCCGGTAGACGTGGGAATAGTGAGTGACAGCAAGAGTGGTTTACATGAACTGACCGCCTACATCGAATATAAAGAGCAGCTTGGTTTCCTTGAAGCTTGTACTGAACACATGATGAAATGGCGAGAAGAAATGGATAAAGAAAAATCCGTTGCCACATCACCGCTTAAACCGCAACAAGTCATTGCTAGATTAGAAGAAGCAGTCGAAGAAGACGCCATTCTTTCTGTTGATGTAGGGAATGTGACCGTATGGATGGCCCGCCATTTCGAAATGAAACAGCAGGATTTCATCATCTCCAGCTGGCTTGCCACAATGGGTTGTGGTTTGCCTGGAGCGATCTCTGCTAAGTTAAATAAACCGAATCGACAAGCAATTGCTGTCTGTGGTGATGGTGGCTTCACAATGGTCATGCAAGACTTTGTGACAGCAGTAAAATATAAGCTTACGATCGTTGTTGTGATCTTAAACAACAACAACCTTGGAATGATTGAATATGAACAACAAGTAAAAGGAAACATCAATTATGGTATAGAGCTGGAAGATATTGATTTTGCTAAGTTTGCAGAAGCATGTGGCGGTAAAGGAATCTCCGTGTCATCACATGAAGAACTAGCTCCAGCCTTTGGTACAGCTCTCCAATCAGATAAACCCGTGATTATTGATGTTGCTGTCACCAATGAACCGCCGTTACCTGGGAAAATTACGTACACACAAGCAGCCGGTTTTAGCAAGTATTTATTGAAGAAATTCTTTGAAAAAGGTGAATTGGATATCCCTCCACTCAAGAAAAGTTTAAAACGCTTTTTCTAA
- a CDS encoding T7SS effector LXG polymorphic toxin — protein MDTRAKHYQELREQMVDLKKALQGVANLGDDFTGKGADHIKSFYQELAGNVDMFISFIDKQKAFHEGVSGTLDDTSFGGNTFVEEHFLDNAVHMGIKNAKSIVKDQKKALKTIFQDIDDLISLEVFDSQTFDEKIEDAEDERKKTVKDLRELDQNLKDEYALSETEQQATMALYAEMMNATNDGKAISPMNFDKKAYQNSDIYKAKSDIEKQTAEYLKIKKEQEEAREIAKEQEALANRPWYEKALDYGGNIVNELTGVNDAKRAATGIDPITGEKLTAGQRVAAGGMAAAGYIPIVGWAGRIFKGGKAVYKTTQATSAAVRAVDVYKTSQKSFDALKISQKGLYGLTATNGFSEAITGRDMFGNKISKEQQEASMNAALGMLLPFGAKGFHGKIGVKSTEKTLSNKKVAVGEEIIAQRVQKVELDLTTKVTPYKSLSRNQQKKIKEKIENRTVTKEEYKRYQWDKRFSKRRAAGVTEFWKQEKKRILDGESTTRNWTHEQKQEILKSKKPQYNGKSIIGHHTYNAMNYPHISNRGELIYPVTGREHLKGWHGGSYSKNVPGRPVNPDYLEEF, from the coding sequence ATGGATACAAGAGCAAAACACTATCAGGAACTCCGCGAACAAATGGTCGATTTAAAAAAGGCATTACAAGGTGTTGCCAACCTTGGTGATGATTTCACTGGAAAAGGCGCCGATCACATTAAAAGCTTTTATCAAGAGCTGGCTGGAAATGTAGATATGTTTATCAGCTTCATTGATAAGCAAAAAGCCTTTCATGAAGGTGTTTCTGGAACGCTTGATGATACAAGCTTTGGCGGAAATACCTTTGTAGAAGAACACTTTTTAGATAACGCAGTACATATGGGCATCAAAAATGCCAAAAGCATTGTAAAGGATCAAAAAAAGGCACTCAAAACGATTTTTCAAGACATTGATGATCTCATTTCTCTGGAGGTATTTGATAGCCAAACTTTTGATGAAAAGATAGAAGATGCGGAAGATGAACGAAAAAAGACGGTCAAAGACCTAAGAGAGCTTGATCAAAATTTAAAAGATGAGTATGCTTTGTCAGAGACAGAGCAGCAAGCTACAATGGCATTGTACGCTGAAATGATGAATGCCACAAATGACGGAAAAGCGATTTCGCCTATGAATTTTGACAAGAAAGCGTATCAAAATAGCGACATCTACAAGGCAAAAAGCGATATTGAGAAGCAAACTGCAGAATATCTCAAAATCAAAAAAGAACAAGAAGAAGCCCGCGAGATCGCAAAGGAACAAGAAGCACTCGCCAACCGCCCTTGGTATGAAAAAGCACTTGATTATGGCGGAAATATCGTGAATGAACTGACTGGCGTGAACGATGCAAAACGTGCCGCAACGGGCATCGATCCAATCACAGGTGAAAAACTCACGGCAGGACAGCGAGTCGCCGCAGGCGGCATGGCAGCAGCCGGATACATCCCGATCGTTGGCTGGGCAGGACGCATTTTCAAAGGCGGAAAAGCCGTTTATAAAACGACTCAAGCCACATCAGCCGCAGTGAGAGCGGTTGACGTTTACAAAACATCACAAAAATCTTTTGACGCCCTAAAAATATCTCAAAAAGGCTTATATGGCCTCACCGCCACCAACGGCTTCAGCGAAGCGATTACAGGGAGAGACATGTTTGGAAATAAGATCTCGAAAGAACAGCAGGAAGCGAGTATGAATGCGGCGCTTGGAATGCTTTTGCCGTTTGGAGCAAAAGGGTTTCATGGGAAGATTGGGGTTAAGAGTACAGAAAAAACTTTGAGTAATAAAAAAGTAGCAGTAGGTGAAGAAATTATTGCTCAGAGGGTACAGAAAGTAGAATTAGATTTAACTACAAAAGTTACACCTTACAAATCGTTAAGTCGGAATCAACAGAAGAAGATAAAGGAAAAGATTGAAAATCGTACTGTTACAAAGGAAGAATATAAACGATATCAATGGGATAAAAGATTCTCCAAAAGAAGGGCTGCAGGGGTTACTGAATTCTGGAAGCAAGAAAAGAAAAGAATTCTAGATGGAGAATCTACAACAAGAAATTGGACTCATGAACAAAAACAAGAGATTTTAAAAAGCAAAAAACCACAATATAATGGGAAATCCATTATCGGACATCATACTTACAATGCTATGAATTATCCACATATCAGTAATAGAGGCGAATTAATTTATCCAGTGACTGGAAGAGAACATTTAAAGGGTTGGCATGGAGGGAGTTATAGCAAAAATGTACCTGGTAGACCTGTTAATCCAGATTATTTAGAGGAATTTTAA
- a CDS encoding response regulator produces MSLIILFYLWIVPLLFGIFFSFLTKKATYKRRFVPSYSMAGLSIVFLILALVFSASHFLFICGLFLFATTLVGTGIPLFLAFTKTPS; encoded by the coding sequence ATGTCTCTTATTATTTTATTTTACTTATGGATTGTCCCTTTACTATTTGGTATTTTCTTCTCATTCCTAACAAAGAAAGCTACTTACAAACGCCGCTTTGTCCCATCATACAGCATGGCAGGACTCAGCATCGTTTTTCTGATTCTGGCACTCGTCTTTTCAGCCAGTCATTTTCTATTCATTTGCGGCCTGTTCCTGTTTGCCACGACCCTTGTCGGAACAGGCATCCCTTTATTTTTAGCCTTTACCAAAACACCATCATAA